A window of Photobacterium sp. GJ3 contains these coding sequences:
- a CDS encoding GNAT family N-acetyltransferase: MNIRRVNRNDAAQLVGLFESLDHETSFMLFEPGERQLTVEAQSELLPGFIDHAHQAMFIAEDDSQKIAGFVVGIGGKMNRNRHALYLVIGVRQAYQGHGLGRRLLSALEQWAIAQQFHRLELTVMAHNQVARKLYLSAGFQEEGVKRDALKVDGQFVDEVYMAKFLNQE, encoded by the coding sequence ATGAATATCAGACGCGTGAACCGGAATGATGCTGCGCAATTGGTTGGATTATTTGAGTCGCTGGATCATGAAACCTCATTTATGTTATTTGAACCGGGTGAACGGCAATTGACAGTCGAGGCACAATCAGAACTCTTACCGGGTTTTATTGATCACGCACATCAAGCGATGTTCATTGCAGAAGATGACAGCCAGAAAATCGCTGGGTTTGTGGTTGGGATCGGCGGAAAAATGAACCGCAATCGCCATGCGCTTTATCTTGTCATTGGTGTCCGGCAAGCGTATCAGGGGCATGGCTTGGGTCGGCGATTATTATCTGCCCTTGAACAATGGGCGATCGCGCAACAATTTCACCGGCTGGAACTGACTGTGATGGCGCATAATCAGGTGGCCAGAAAACTCTATCTTTCTGCGGGATTTCAGGAAGAAGGTGTCAAACGGGATGCGCTGAAAGTGGATGGTCAGTTTGTCGATGAAGTCTATATGGCGAAATTTTTAAATCAGGAGTGA
- a CDS encoding DUF1772 domain-containing protein has translation MIPADLFSTVADFAGVLAAFSASLFCGAASYISLVEHPARLECGGELAATEFQPSYRRAARMQVTLALVSTLAAITAAAMGGLWLWLLGGALIFAVIPFTFLAIMPINRQLQATGLKKHSSATFVLLEQWGRLHAIRTAMSLLACLIDFTVLMVD, from the coding sequence GTGATTCCCGCCGATCTTTTCAGCACTGTGGCTGACTTCGCAGGTGTGTTAGCGGCTTTCAGTGCCAGTTTGTTTTGCGGGGCAGCCAGTTATATCAGCCTTGTCGAACATCCTGCCCGGCTGGAATGCGGCGGAGAGCTGGCTGCAACCGAGTTTCAGCCCAGTTACCGTCGTGCCGCCCGGATGCAGGTGACGCTGGCACTGGTGTCGACGCTCGCGGCAATCACCGCTGCGGCGATGGGGGGACTCTGGCTGTGGCTGCTTGGTGGCGCGCTGATATTCGCGGTGATCCCTTTTACATTTCTTGCCATCATGCCAATCAACCGGCAATTACAGGCAACGGGGCTGAAGAAGCATTCGTCGGCGACCTTTGTATTACTGGAGCAATGGGGCAGGCTGCATGCCATCAGAACCGCGATGAGTCTGCTGGCCTGCCTGATTGATTTCACGGTTCTGATGGTGGATTAG
- a CDS encoding alpha/beta hydrolase: MSHLNSGFKLWLSAYHEALAHFAASGQIATADMIREGLATLTSTYVTHAPDVARVIDTSVPAASHVIPVRMYHPAPHTALPVLLFLHGGGHLAGSVAVYDSICRKLADATRQIVVAVDYRLAPESPYPAGLEDARQVLRQLVPLCKQHQLQYQPVLSLVGDSAGGAMAATLSADFQSDPDIQLVNQVLIYPSLDYTMSLPSVVENGTGLFLQQEKMRWYFDQYFQHGEDRRAASPLFMPMSKHFPRTLVITAQYCPLRDEGAAYVQRLSDAGVSVQQYHLDDMIHAYLNLENLVPARCETTYRMIADFLATPQIRDPSTNQDKRCSNS, from the coding sequence ATGTCCCATCTCAATAGTGGTTTCAAATTATGGCTGTCGGCTTATCATGAGGCGTTGGCACATTTTGCTGCCTCGGGTCAGATTGCCACGGCCGACATGATTCGTGAGGGGCTGGCGACACTGACGTCAACTTACGTGACCCATGCGCCAGACGTCGCGCGGGTGATCGATACTTCTGTTCCGGCTGCATCTCACGTTATTCCGGTCCGGATGTATCACCCGGCGCCACACACGGCACTGCCAGTATTACTTTTTCTGCATGGTGGCGGGCATCTGGCGGGCAGTGTCGCTGTTTATGATTCGATCTGCCGTAAGCTGGCGGATGCGACCCGACAGATTGTGGTGGCTGTGGATTATCGTCTGGCACCGGAATCACCTTATCCGGCAGGACTGGAAGATGCGCGGCAGGTGCTGCGCCAGCTTGTTCCGCTGTGTAAACAACATCAGCTTCAATATCAGCCGGTGCTTTCGCTGGTGGGTGATTCAGCGGGTGGTGCGATGGCCGCGACACTCAGTGCTGATTTCCAGTCTGACCCTGACATTCAACTGGTCAATCAGGTGCTGATCTATCCCAGCCTGGATTACACCATGAGCCTGCCTTCCGTGGTGGAAAACGGCACCGGTCTGTTCTTGCAGCAGGAAAAAATGCGCTGGTATTTCGATCAGTACTTTCAGCATGGAGAAGACCGTCGGGCGGCATCGCCATTGTTTATGCCTATGTCAAAACACTTCCCCAGAACCTTAGTGATTACGGCGCAGTATTGTCCGCTCCGTGATGAAGGGGCTGCTTACGTTCAGCGGCTATCAGATGCCGGCGTATCGGTACAGCAATATCATCTGGATGACATGATTCATGCTTATCTGAATCTGGAAAACCTGGTGCCTGCACGATGTGAGACAACGTACCGGATGATTGCCGATTTTCTTGCCACTCCCCAAATACGGGACCCATCCACCAATCAGGACAAACGATGCTCGAACTCTTGA
- a CDS encoding glucose/quinate/shikimate family membrane-bound PQQ-dependent dehydrogenase, with translation MGFIAFLYSLIGLALLGGGLWLISLGGSWYFALAGVVLLLVAAKVRAKRGNAQLIYGLFLLASLVWALWESGYDWWALASRLGLFLILGIPLLFSYRLMGRSKISRLTAYWWLVALVTLGSMLNTTHQLEGKLNTSPLVQTPNLGEVPEGEWHSYGRSLLGQRYSPLEQVTPANVGQLELAWQYQTGDTKGKGDIGEFTYEATPLKIGNTLYFCTPHNWLVALDADSGERRWQYNAKVGTDNQRQHQTCRGVSYLPPATGEPVALTAAGSAQAETLPSIACDAQLYLPTSDAKLIALDPATGARCQNFADDGVLNLLHNMPFTKSGYYYSTSPPVVAKGVVLVAGAVNDNYDINSPSGVIRAYDVKTGVLKWNWDAANPTETQPIAKDKMYATSSPNSWSVASADPQLGLAYFPMGNRTPDQLGMYRTPDEEKYASSVVALRLDNGQAEWVQQFVHHDLWDMDTPAQPSLVDIQTSKGLIPGLVVPTKQGDVYVLNRATGEPIHPITEAPAPQGTIEGDFASPTQPVSALTFNPPPLEEKDMWGATALDQLYCRIQFRSLRYEGRYTPPSEQGTIVYPGNFGVFNWGGIAVDPERQVMFGMPLYLAFTSTLIPKDTSDLGEVNVGEHGVNANEGADYAVELKPFLSPLGVPCQQPPWGYIAGADLAQGKIIYQQKNGTVEDLTPLPLPIKMGVPGIGGPVITKGGLVFMAAAVDNYLRAYDLGDGEELWKARLPAGGQATPMTYLNSQGEQMVVIVAGGHGSIGTKLGDYVLAYKLRSQR, from the coding sequence ATGGGATTCATTGCTTTTCTGTATTCACTGATCGGTCTGGCGTTACTGGGGGGTGGACTGTGGCTGATTTCTCTGGGAGGGAGCTGGTATTTTGCGCTTGCAGGCGTTGTGCTGCTGCTGGTTGCAGCCAAGGTCAGAGCGAAACGGGGCAATGCTCAGTTGATTTACGGCCTTTTTCTGCTGGCGTCTCTGGTTTGGGCTTTGTGGGAGTCGGGGTATGACTGGTGGGCGCTTGCAAGCCGTTTAGGTTTGTTCCTGATCCTCGGGATTCCGCTTTTATTCTCTTATCGCCTGATGGGGCGTTCCAAAATCAGTCGCCTGACCGCTTACTGGTGGCTGGTGGCTCTGGTGACTCTGGGCAGCATGCTGAACACGACACACCAGCTGGAAGGCAAACTGAACACGTCGCCGCTGGTTCAGACCCCAAACTTAGGAGAGGTACCTGAAGGGGAATGGCACAGCTATGGTCGCAGCCTGCTCGGCCAGCGGTATTCCCCTCTGGAGCAGGTCACCCCCGCGAACGTCGGACAGCTTGAACTGGCCTGGCAGTATCAGACCGGAGATACCAAAGGCAAAGGGGATATCGGGGAATTTACCTACGAAGCCACGCCGCTCAAGATAGGCAATACCTTATATTTTTGTACCCCGCATAACTGGCTGGTCGCGCTGGATGCCGACAGCGGTGAAAGGCGCTGGCAGTACAACGCCAAAGTCGGGACCGACAATCAGCGCCAGCATCAGACCTGCCGGGGCGTGTCTTATCTGCCGCCAGCAACAGGTGAGCCTGTTGCGTTGACGGCTGCGGGATCAGCGCAAGCTGAAACACTGCCCAGTATTGCCTGCGATGCGCAACTTTATCTGCCGACATCAGACGCCAAGCTGATTGCACTTGATCCGGCCACAGGCGCACGCTGCCAGAATTTCGCAGACGATGGCGTGCTGAATCTGCTGCATAACATGCCCTTTACGAAGTCCGGTTATTATTACTCAACGTCACCGCCTGTGGTGGCCAAGGGAGTGGTCTTGGTGGCCGGTGCGGTAAATGATAATTACGACATAAATTCACCATCAGGCGTGATTCGGGCTTACGATGTCAAAACCGGTGTCCTGAAATGGAACTGGGACGCTGCAAACCCCACGGAAACCCAGCCCATCGCAAAAGATAAAATGTATGCGACCAGTTCTCCAAACAGCTGGTCTGTTGCCAGTGCCGATCCACAGCTAGGCCTTGCTTACTTCCCGATGGGGAACCGGACACCGGATCAGTTGGGCATGTACCGCACGCCGGATGAAGAAAAATATGCGTCCTCCGTCGTTGCCTTGCGGCTTGATAATGGCCAGGCCGAGTGGGTCCAGCAATTTGTGCATCATGATCTCTGGGATATGGATACACCGGCACAGCCCAGTTTGGTGGATATTCAAACCAGCAAAGGACTCATTCCCGGTTTGGTGGTACCAACGAAACAGGGTGATGTTTATGTATTGAACCGGGCCACGGGAGAGCCGATTCATCCGATCACCGAAGCCCCCGCACCACAGGGAACCATTGAAGGGGATTTCGCCTCTCCGACACAGCCTGTTTCTGCATTGACCTTTAATCCACCGCCGCTGGAAGAAAAAGACATGTGGGGCGCAACAGCCCTGGATCAACTTTATTGCCGGATTCAGTTCAGAAGCCTGCGTTATGAAGGACGTTATACGCCGCCGTCAGAGCAGGGCACCATTGTCTATCCCGGCAATTTCGGTGTCTTTAACTGGGGGGGCATCGCGGTGGATCCGGAACGTCAGGTGATGTTCGGCATGCCGCTGTACCTTGCATTTACATCGACTCTGATTCCAAAGGATACGAGCGATCTGGGCGAAGTGAATGTTGGGGAACATGGCGTGAATGCCAATGAAGGAGCAGATTATGCGGTAGAGCTGAAGCCATTTCTTTCGCCATTGGGCGTGCCGTGTCAGCAGCCGCCCTGGGGCTATATTGCCGGTGCGGATCTCGCTCAGGGGAAAATTATCTATCAGCAGAAGAATGGCACTGTTGAAGACCTGACGCCGCTGCCGCTGCCCATCAAAATGGGTGTGCCCGGTATCGGCGGGCCGGTGATCACCAAAGGCGGACTCGTCTTTATGGCTGCCGCCGTGGATAACTATCTCCGCGCTTATGATCTGGGCGATGGCGAGGAACTCTGGAAGGCCCGTTTACCCGCAGGAGGGCAGGCAACGCCGATGACTTATCTCAATAGTCAGGGGGAGCAAATGGTGGTGATTGTTGCGGGCGGGCATGGCTCCATTGGCACCAAACTGGGCGATTATGTCCTGGCTTATAAACTGAGAAGCCAGCGGTGA
- a CDS encoding GNAT family N-acetyltransferase — MAMALLETERLLIRPWENKDAAPLAKMGANPQVMRYFPSVLSQEESEALRHRAQSLIEENGWGFWAVELKTTGQFIGFVGLHAQDLAIPNTPFVEIGWRLDAEHWGKGYAPEAAQRALQYAFESLDAPDVYAFTTVTNLPSQRVMQKLGMTDCEQNFLHPKLPADHVLAEHCLYRITRAEWQQKKT; from the coding sequence ATGGCAATGGCATTATTGGAAACAGAACGATTACTCATTCGCCCCTGGGAAAACAAAGATGCAGCGCCACTTGCGAAGATGGGTGCCAATCCGCAAGTGATGCGTTACTTTCCGTCTGTATTATCTCAGGAGGAGAGTGAAGCGTTACGTCATCGGGCACAGTCTCTGATTGAAGAGAACGGGTGGGGCTTTTGGGCGGTCGAGTTGAAAACAACCGGGCAGTTCATTGGCTTTGTGGGTTTGCATGCTCAGGATCTGGCGATTCCCAATACACCCTTCGTGGAAATTGGCTGGCGGCTGGACGCTGAGCATTGGGGGAAAGGTTACGCCCCAGAAGCGGCGCAACGTGCGTTGCAGTATGCGTTTGAATCACTGGATGCACCCGATGTGTATGCATTCACAACGGTGACGAATTTGCCTTCGCAGCGGGTGATGCAAAAGCTGGGGATGACCGACTGTGAGCAAAACTTCCTGCATCCGAAACTGCCTGCGGATCATGTGTTGGCAGAGCATTGTCTGTACCGGATTACCCGGGCAGAATGGCAGCAGAAAAAAACGTAA
- a CDS encoding diguanylate cyclase domain-containing protein → MRNLFLNLVVFVAIIAPAPLYSVHLQQTQSTSVSPVKTTEVTYCFNPLWQPYEYLENGQHIGIFADYLRLFEQSLGIRLIPYFTPNWSEALVALQQGHCDFLPAISATEDRQDFLNFTQPYYQIYNVLVAKADKPTVTSFNSLAGKTIAGPQNTAVMTRLQADFPEIRQVYAATPIDAKQLLDDDKAYAFVTPLDALVGQLREDTFQKKIIAKLDFSLPISIGVRKDRPELLARFDDAIAALTPQAHTDISRKWTQITVVDPTDHSRTYLWATTLLVILLLLGIWILRLRDEIRQRSQLVMTLRHLANHDALTNLPTLRYGQEKLDEAIRRCHLHQNQMALLFVDLDGFKAVNDSFGHETGDQLLKAVAMRMLHSIRDTDTVVRIGGDEFILILDNISSNDSASEVADKILHLFQTPFLIAGKQIQLSASIGIAIYPLHGQCRETLLRHADQAMYRAKKNGKNQFQLALANLPELMQSKKA, encoded by the coding sequence ATGAGAAACCTGTTTCTCAATCTTGTCGTATTCGTTGCGATAATCGCTCCGGCTCCACTGTATTCAGTCCACCTTCAACAGACACAATCCACGTCTGTTTCACCGGTGAAGACAACAGAGGTCACCTATTGCTTCAATCCGCTCTGGCAACCTTACGAATATCTTGAGAATGGGCAGCATATCGGTATTTTCGCGGATTACCTGCGCTTGTTTGAACAGTCTCTGGGCATCCGGCTGATCCCGTATTTCACCCCAAACTGGAGCGAAGCATTAGTTGCACTTCAGCAAGGCCATTGCGATTTTTTACCGGCGATCAGCGCAACCGAAGACAGACAAGATTTTCTTAACTTCACGCAGCCTTATTATCAGATTTACAATGTGCTGGTTGCCAAAGCCGATAAGCCCACGGTAACTTCTTTCAATTCGCTGGCCGGAAAAACAATTGCCGGCCCGCAAAATACCGCCGTGATGACTCGCCTTCAGGCAGACTTTCCCGAGATTCGCCAAGTCTATGCCGCGACGCCCATTGATGCGAAACAACTGCTGGATGATGACAAAGCCTATGCCTTTGTCACCCCATTAGATGCGCTGGTGGGCCAACTCAGAGAAGACACCTTTCAGAAAAAAATCATTGCCAAACTGGATTTTTCACTGCCTATTTCGATTGGCGTCAGAAAAGACAGACCTGAACTGCTTGCCCGTTTCGACGATGCCATCGCGGCACTCACCCCACAAGCCCATACAGACATCTCGAGAAAATGGACTCAGATTACCGTCGTCGACCCAACGGATCATAGCCGCACCTATCTCTGGGCGACCACATTGCTGGTCATTCTGTTGCTGCTGGGGATCTGGATTCTCAGACTGCGGGATGAAATCAGACAGCGCAGTCAATTAGTGATGACATTACGCCATCTGGCAAACCATGACGCCCTCACCAATTTGCCAACGCTTCGCTACGGTCAGGAGAAATTAGACGAGGCGATTCGCCGCTGCCATTTACATCAAAACCAGATGGCGCTGCTTTTTGTCGATTTAGATGGATTCAAAGCTGTCAACGATAGCTTCGGACATGAAACCGGGGATCAATTGCTGAAAGCGGTTGCTATGCGTATGCTGCACTCAATTCGCGATACGGACACCGTGGTTCGTATTGGCGGGGATGAATTCATTCTGATTCTGGATAATATCAGTTCCAATGATTCGGCCAGTGAAGTGGCAGATAAAATTCTGCATCTGTTTCAGACACCGTTCCTGATTGCAGGCAAACAAATCCAGTTGAGTGCCAGCATTGGCATTGCGATTTATCCGCTCCATGGTCAGTGCCGGGAAACCCTGCTCCGACACGCCGATCAAGCCATGTATCGCGCCAAAAAGAACGGCAAAAATCAGTTTCAGCTGGCGCTGGCCAATTTACCCGAGCTGATGCAGAGTAAAAAAGCGTAA
- a CDS encoding RT0821/Lpp0805 family surface protein, translated as MSSTGFFRRHHITVQLFPLLLLTLTGITQANPLMPSAGHQLALLSTQQPIYNPQVPVEKKTGRISKEELKNGVMDSRQSFDIDQYLAIKNQKIQAVPANRYRMVHDIRVTRPYGNWYSGYGELQTDSEALPWLAFTAIHFELLNQMTERQQRQLEQAQIEATRVSVGNAIQWQVENASGSVTPTREGTTTSGRYCREFIQEARINDTTATAMGTACQLDNGRWEIVTTG; from the coding sequence ATGTCTTCGACAGGATTTTTCCGACGCCATCATATTACTGTGCAGTTATTTCCCCTGTTGCTTCTCACGCTGACCGGCATCACGCAGGCAAATCCCCTGATGCCCAGCGCAGGCCATCAGCTGGCCCTGCTCAGTACCCAGCAACCCATTTATAACCCTCAGGTGCCTGTTGAAAAGAAAACCGGGCGGATCAGCAAAGAAGAACTGAAAAACGGTGTGATGGACAGCCGTCAGTCGTTTGATATCGACCAGTATCTGGCCATCAAAAACCAAAAAATCCAAGCCGTTCCAGCCAACCGATATCGAATGGTCCATGATATTCGGGTCACCCGTCCTTATGGCAATTGGTACTCAGGATACGGTGAACTGCAAACAGATTCTGAAGCTTTACCCTGGCTGGCATTTACAGCCATCCACTTTGAATTACTCAATCAGATGACAGAACGCCAGCAACGTCAGCTTGAACAGGCCCAAATTGAAGCAACCCGTGTTTCCGTGGGCAATGCCATCCAATGGCAGGTGGAGAACGCATCCGGTTCGGTCACCCCTACCCGGGAAGGCACCACCACCAGTGGCCGGTACTGCCGGGAATTTATTCAGGAAGCCCGCATCAATGACACGACGGCCACCGCGATGGGGACCGCCTGCCAGTTAGACAATGGACGCTGGGAAATCGTGACCACCGGATAA
- a CDS encoding sensor domain-containing diguanylate cyclase produces MQAEYSESENVIRRLHEITQAYDKGFNVQMEALIRLGMERFKLDIGILARVEGDTYIVDKCVCPEHMPLKPGDEFEFGMTYCAVTCEADGVVAVEHVGQSDVLGTHPAYRQFGLESYIAVPIHIGGMTWGTLNFSSPAPYPREFKPKDVDALQLMASWIEVEMVRRRQEEQLRTLNAKLKEMASVDPLTNLMNRRAFMDLLERSLNQMQRCKSGGEAAVLLLDIDYFKSLNDNYGHLLGDKMLVEFANVMQRNLRSYDAVARYGGDEFIIWLGDTSREGIEAVCDRMMSGLNQSKAIDENVTVSIGIFHFRTRVAEQDWMAEFVQPEQIIDVMIAKADQALYQAKAAGRARYQFYSEGSVYLDTLS; encoded by the coding sequence ATGCAGGCTGAGTATTCTGAAAGTGAAAATGTCATTCGTCGTTTGCATGAAATTACCCAAGCCTATGACAAAGGGTTTAATGTTCAGATGGAAGCGCTCATTCGCCTGGGGATGGAACGTTTCAAGCTGGATATTGGGATTCTGGCAAGAGTTGAAGGGGACACTTATATTGTCGATAAATGTGTCTGTCCTGAACATATGCCGCTGAAACCCGGTGATGAATTTGAATTTGGCATGACCTATTGTGCCGTCACTTGCGAAGCGGATGGTGTAGTGGCTGTTGAGCATGTGGGTCAGAGCGATGTGCTGGGAACGCATCCGGCCTATCGTCAGTTTGGGCTGGAATCCTACATCGCTGTTCCGATCCATATCGGCGGAATGACCTGGGGCACGTTGAATTTTTCCAGCCCTGCGCCTTATCCCCGGGAATTCAAACCCAAAGATGTGGATGCACTTCAGTTGATGGCGAGCTGGATCGAAGTTGAAATGGTTCGGCGTCGACAGGAAGAACAACTGCGTACTCTGAATGCAAAACTGAAAGAGATGGCTTCTGTGGATCCGCTGACGAATCTGATGAACCGGCGTGCCTTTATGGATTTGCTTGAGCGTTCACTGAATCAGATGCAGCGATGTAAAAGCGGGGGTGAAGCCGCGGTGCTGCTGCTGGACATTGATTATTTTAAGTCACTGAATGATAACTACGGGCATCTGCTGGGCGACAAAATGCTGGTTGAATTCGCCAATGTCATGCAGCGGAATCTGAGAAGCTACGACGCAGTTGCCCGTTATGGCGGTGATGAATTTATTATCTGGCTTGGCGATACCAGTCGGGAAGGTATTGAGGCTGTGTGTGACCGCATGATGTCGGGTCTCAATCAATCGAAAGCCATTGATGAGAATGTGACGGTCAGTATTGGTATTTTTCATTTCAGAACCCGTGTGGCTGAGCAGGACTGGATGGCCGAATTTGTGCAGCCGGAACAGATTATTGATGTCATGATTGCCAAAGCCGATCAGGCACTTTATCAAGCCAAAGCGGCAGGCCGCGCGCGGTATCAATTTTACAGTGAAGGTTCTGTTTACCTGGATACACTCAGCTAA
- a CDS encoding DUF2214 family protein, protein MLELLIRYAHFLGIFILVAVLVAEHLLLKRRLTAEEMHRLARLDAVYGISAVIVLLAGLSLWFLVGKPPEFYSANPVFHAKLTLFAIVAALSVFPTVFFLKHRKTTRETVPVPPIIVMLIRLELLLLAVIPLLAVFMARGIGLGSS, encoded by the coding sequence ATGCTCGAACTCTTGATTCGTTATGCCCATTTTCTTGGAATTTTTATTCTTGTTGCGGTACTGGTGGCAGAACACCTGCTCCTCAAACGGCGTTTGACGGCTGAAGAAATGCACCGCCTTGCACGATTGGATGCGGTGTATGGTATTTCAGCTGTGATCGTTTTGCTGGCCGGGTTGTCGCTCTGGTTTCTGGTGGGCAAACCGCCCGAGTTTTATAGCGCTAATCCGGTTTTTCACGCCAAACTGACCCTGTTTGCGATTGTGGCAGCGCTGTCTGTGTTCCCGACGGTATTTTTTCTGAAACATCGCAAAACAACACGAGAGACGGTTCCGGTTCCCCCCATTATCGTGATGCTGATTCGTCTGGAGCTTTTGCTGCTCGCTGTTATTCCGTTGTTGGCGGTTTTCATGGCGCGGGGTATCGGATTGGGCTCGTCGTAG
- a CDS encoding alpha-amylase family glycosyl hydrolase: MKSGRILSILLSGILAGCGSSESSDNPGDALRIPYGCQTSMATEANQLRIYQVMVESFVDGDPAVGHGTGYGTSHHQGDLKGVIDSLDYIQSLGMNAIWLTPVFESKPIIGQDHWADKLDATGYFATDYFSIDPRFGTLDDARNLVEQAHQRGMYVFFDGVFGHHKGEVVPSPSGLKPAGDSNPVGYPESLPFYQEVAAYWIRELKIDGWRLDQAYQVPLDAWQAIRKTVDEASRSVTYTNHQGVQVHPLGYMVAEIWNNENYINQAGYGPEGSPGLCSAFDFPLRYRLVEIFAVNENGNGGKGGDWLAEGMDLHRLYPSHAQPSLMLGNHDLVRFGDLLQRGNIAEPEDDEYWQRHRAALSFLAAYSGPVTLYYGEEIGDEVSGFAQKVSGDTCALIGLCDDHVARSSAKIEGMTHSLDLRQQQLKEDVARLMRLRASHPALYAGERLNVLANPQVYIDRKQQAEDTIIFMVSTTADRQNWTLNTRELGAQGPLTDLLTGQQFQPIQGRYDIPLNGFEARFLQVETPVTPVISRTQASTLLSGSGRMADCQLPDIDETGPVRDPLYVVGDFTDAGWQHRHHRQLTYKGQNLYQVVVSEQAGSYRMQYAAKDWSPQYTAQGLVLRPGLAEPLITGNYGKDTAATLPEDGRYVWSLSFTDTGLPEQVMVSKCQ, from the coding sequence ATGAAGTCAGGACGCATATTATCGATTTTACTGTCCGGAATATTAGCCGGGTGCGGCAGTTCAGAAAGTTCGGATAACCCCGGTGATGCCCTGCGCATACCTTATGGGTGCCAGACAAGCATGGCGACGGAGGCAAATCAATTACGAATCTATCAGGTGATGGTTGAAAGTTTTGTCGACGGTGATCCTGCCGTTGGCCATGGCACGGGCTATGGTACCAGTCACCATCAGGGAGATCTGAAGGGAGTTATTGATTCGCTGGACTATATTCAGTCGCTTGGCATGAATGCCATCTGGCTGACGCCTGTGTTCGAGTCGAAGCCAATCATAGGGCAGGATCACTGGGCGGATAAGCTGGATGCGACCGGTTATTTTGCAACGGACTATTTCAGTATTGATCCGAGGTTCGGCACACTGGACGATGCACGGAATCTGGTTGAACAGGCGCATCAACGGGGCATGTATGTGTTCTTTGATGGTGTATTCGGCCATCACAAAGGTGAGGTGGTGCCGTCACCTTCGGGTCTGAAACCTGCCGGTGATTCGAACCCGGTCGGTTACCCGGAAAGTCTGCCGTTTTATCAGGAAGTAGCGGCATATTGGATCAGGGAACTGAAAATTGATGGCTGGCGTCTGGATCAGGCATATCAGGTCCCGCTGGATGCATGGCAGGCCATCCGCAAGACGGTTGATGAAGCCTCAAGGTCTGTGACTTACACCAATCATCAGGGAGTGCAGGTACATCCGCTGGGTTATATGGTGGCGGAAATCTGGAATAACGAGAATTATATCAACCAGGCCGGATATGGTCCGGAGGGATCACCGGGACTATGTTCGGCGTTTGATTTTCCATTGCGGTATCGCTTGGTCGAAATCTTTGCGGTGAACGAGAACGGCAATGGCGGGAAGGGCGGAGACTGGCTGGCAGAGGGCATGGATCTGCATCGCTTATATCCTTCTCATGCACAGCCGAGTTTGATGCTGGGCAATCATGATCTGGTTCGTTTTGGCGATTTGTTGCAGCGCGGCAATATTGCAGAACCTGAAGACGATGAATACTGGCAACGTCATCGTGCAGCCCTGTCTTTTCTGGCTGCTTATTCTGGCCCTGTGACGCTGTATTATGGGGAGGAAATCGGAGATGAAGTGTCGGGATTTGCGCAAAAAGTTTCCGGTGATACCTGTGCTTTGATCGGGCTTTGTGATGATCATGTGGCACGGTCCAGCGCGAAGATAGAAGGAATGACTCACTCACTGGATCTCCGGCAGCAACAATTAAAAGAGGATGTCGCCCGCCTGATGAGACTCAGAGCCAGTCATCCGGCTTTATATGCAGGGGAGCGGTTGAATGTTCTTGCCAATCCGCAGGTTTATATTGACCGCAAGCAACAGGCAGAAGACACAATTATTTTTATGGTGAGCACCACAGCGGACCGTCAAAACTGGACGCTGAATACCCGGGAGCTGGGTGCGCAAGGGCCGCTGACTGATTTACTGACGGGCCAGCAATTTCAACCGATTCAGGGACGTTATGATATTCCCCTCAATGGTTTTGAAGCCCGGTTTTTACAGGTTGAAACTCCGGTCACGCCAGTGATCAGCCGTACGCAGGCATCAACTTTACTGAGCGGCAGCGGCCGAATGGCAGATTGCCAGTTGCCGGATATTGATGAAACCGGCCCCGTTCGTGATCCTTTATATGTGGTCGGGGATTTCACGGATGCCGGCTGGCAGCATCGTCATCATCGTCAGCTCACCTATAAAGGTCAAAATCTCTATCAGGTGGTTGTCTCGGAACAGGCGGGCAGCTACCGGATGCAATATGCTGCAAAAGACTGGTCGCCGCAGTATACAGCGCAGGGACTTGTGCTTCGGCCGGGACTGGCAGAACCGCTGATCACGGGCAATTACGGCAAAGATACGGCAGCGACGTTGCCAGAGGATGGACGCTATGTCTGGAGTCTTTCTTTTACGGACACGGGCTTACCTGAGCAGGTGATGGTGTCAAAATGCCAATGA